From a single Carassius carassius chromosome 8, fCarCar2.1, whole genome shotgun sequence genomic region:
- the LOC132145468 gene encoding protein CBFA2T1 isoform X1 — protein sequence MVGISTSFQYRTEKRSTMPDSPADVKTQSRLTPPTMPPPPTTQGAPRTSSFTPTALTNGTSHSPTALNGAPSPPNGFSNGPSSSSSSSLANQQLPPACGARQLSKLKRFLTTLQQFGNDISPEIGERVRTLVLGLVNSTLTIEEFHSKLQEATNFPLRPFVIPFLKANLPLLQRELVHCARLAKQNPAQYLAQHEQLLLDTSTTSPVDSSELLMDVNENGKRRTPDRTKENGFDRELLHPEHPNKRPCTISPGQRFSPSNGISYQPNGLPHPTPPPPQHYRLDDMAIAHHYRDSYRHPNHRELRDRPRPLGMHGSTRQEEVIDHRLTDREWAEEWKHLDHVRKLLNCIMDMVEKTRRSLTVLRRCQEADREELNYWIRRYSDAEDLKKTSSSSSSQSRQQSPASQETNALDVHRELLHRPVSGYVPEEIWKKAEEAVNEVKRQAMSELQKAVSEAERKAHEMISTERAKMERTVAEAKRQAAEDALSVINQQEDSSESCWNCGRKASETCSGCNTARYCGSFCQHKDWEKHHHVCGQTLQAQQQGETPATVSSSATPSSGAGSPADTPSAATPRSATPGTPSTIETTPR from the exons ATCGCACTGAGAAGCGCTCCACCATGCCCGACTCACCTGCTGATGTGAAAACACAGTCCAGGTTAACTCCGCCCACCATGCCTCCTCCCCCTACCACACAGGGAGCTCCCAGGACCAGCTCCTTCACCCCCACTGCAT TAACAAATGGCACCAGTCACTCTCCCACTGCACTGAATGGAGCTCCATCTCCACCCAATGGTTTCAGCAATGggccttcatcatcatcttcatcctcgCTGGCCAATCAACAGCTGCCGCCGGCCTGTGGTGCAAGACAGCTCAGCAAGCTCAAACGCTTTCTCACGACACTACAGCAGTTCGGCAATGACATCTCACCTGAGATCGGAGAACGAGTGCGTACCCTGGTGTTGGGGCTTGTG AACTCCACTCTAACCATTGAGGAATTCCACTCCAAACTGCAAGAAGCGACCAACTTCCCACTTCGACCTTTTGTCATCCCCTTTTTGAAG GCCAACCTGCCGCTACTGCAGAGGGAGCTGGTGCACTGTGCACGGCTGGCCAAGCAGAACCCGGCTCAGTATCTCGCCCAACATGAGCAACTCCTGCTGGATACAAGCACCACGTCACCTGTCGACTCGTCTGAACTCTTGATGGACGTCAACGAGAACGGCAAGAGAAGAACGCCTGACAG AACCAAAGAGAACGGCTTTGATCGGGAGCTGCTCCATCCCGAGCACCCCAACAAGAGGCCCTGCACTATCAGCCCTGGCCAGCGCTTCAGCCCCTCCAACGGGATCTCCTACCAGCCCAATGGCCTGCCGCACCCCACCCCGCCCCCACCACAGCACTACCGTCTGGACGACATGGCCATCGCACACCACTACAGAGATTCCTACCGCCACCCCAACCACCGCGAGCTCCGCGACCGCCCTCGGCCTCTGG GGATGCACGGCAGTACGCGCCAGGAGGAAGTCATAGATCACAGACTTACAGACAGAGAATGGGCAGAAGAGTGGAAGCACCTTGACCATGTAAGAAaa CTCCTGAACTGCATTATGGATATGGTGGAGAAGACACGCCGCTCTCTGACGGTGTTGCGTAGGTGCCAGGAAGCCGACCGGGAGGAGCTCAACTACTGGATCCGTCGTTACAGTGATGCTGAAGATCTTAAAAAGACCAGCAGCTCCAGCAGCAGTCAGTCCAGACAGCAGAGCCCTGCCAGCCAAGAAACCAATGCTTTAG ATGTCCATAGGGAGCTCCTTCACAGGCCAGTGTCTGGATACGTACCTGAAGAAATCTGGAAGAAAGCCG AAGAGGCTGTGAATGAGGTGAAGAGGCAGGCCATGTCTGAGTTGCAGAAAGCCGTGTCAGAGGCCGAGCGCAAGGCTCATGAGATGATCAGCACCGAGCGAGCCAAGATGGAGCGCACTGTGGCCGAAGCCAAGCGACAAGCGGCAGAGGACGCGCTGTCAGTCATCAACCAGCAGGAGGACTCTAGTGAG AGCTGCTGGAATTGCGGGCGCAAGGCGAGCGAGACTTGCAGCGGCTGCAACACGGCGCGTTACTGCGGTTCCTTCTGCCAGCACAAGGACTGGGAAAAGCACCACCACGTATGTGGCCAGACTCTGCAGGCTCAGCAGCAAGGCGAGACCCCCGCCACCGTCAGCTCCTCTGCTACCCCCAGCAGCGGCGCCGGCAGCCCTGCGGACACACCATCCGCCGCCACCCCTCGCTCGGCCACGCCCGGCACGCCCTCCACCATAGAGACCACGCCGCGCTAG
- the LOC132145468 gene encoding protein CBFA2T1 isoform X3 → MVGISTSFQYRTEKRSTMPDSPADVKTQSRLTPPTMPPPPTTQGAPRTSSFTPTALTNGTSHSPTALNGAPSPPNGFSNGPSSSSSSSLANQQLPPACGARQLSKLKRFLTTLQQFGNDISPEIGERVRTLVLGLVNSTLTIEEFHSKLQEATNFPLRPFVIPFLKANLPLLQRELVHCARLAKQNPAQYLAQHEQLLLDTSTTSPVDSSELLMDVNENGKRRTPDRTKENGFDRELLHPEHPNKRPCTISPGQRFSPSNGISYQPNGLPHPTPPPPQHYRLDDMAIAHHYRDSYRHPNHRELRDRPRPLGMHGSTRQEEVIDHRLTDREWAEEWKHLDHLLNCIMDMVEKTRRSLTVLRRCQEADREELNYWIRRYSDAEDLKKTSSSSSSQSRQQSPASQETNALDVHRELLHRPVSGYVPEEIWKKAEEAVNEVKRQAMSELQKAVSEAERKAHEMISTERAKMERTVAEAKRQAAEDALSVINQQEDSSESCWNCGRKASETCSGCNTARYCGSFCQHKDWEKHHHVCGQTLQAQQQGETPATVSSSATPSSGAGSPADTPSAATPRSATPGTPSTIETTPR, encoded by the exons ATCGCACTGAGAAGCGCTCCACCATGCCCGACTCACCTGCTGATGTGAAAACACAGTCCAGGTTAACTCCGCCCACCATGCCTCCTCCCCCTACCACACAGGGAGCTCCCAGGACCAGCTCCTTCACCCCCACTGCAT TAACAAATGGCACCAGTCACTCTCCCACTGCACTGAATGGAGCTCCATCTCCACCCAATGGTTTCAGCAATGggccttcatcatcatcttcatcctcgCTGGCCAATCAACAGCTGCCGCCGGCCTGTGGTGCAAGACAGCTCAGCAAGCTCAAACGCTTTCTCACGACACTACAGCAGTTCGGCAATGACATCTCACCTGAGATCGGAGAACGAGTGCGTACCCTGGTGTTGGGGCTTGTG AACTCCACTCTAACCATTGAGGAATTCCACTCCAAACTGCAAGAAGCGACCAACTTCCCACTTCGACCTTTTGTCATCCCCTTTTTGAAG GCCAACCTGCCGCTACTGCAGAGGGAGCTGGTGCACTGTGCACGGCTGGCCAAGCAGAACCCGGCTCAGTATCTCGCCCAACATGAGCAACTCCTGCTGGATACAAGCACCACGTCACCTGTCGACTCGTCTGAACTCTTGATGGACGTCAACGAGAACGGCAAGAGAAGAACGCCTGACAG AACCAAAGAGAACGGCTTTGATCGGGAGCTGCTCCATCCCGAGCACCCCAACAAGAGGCCCTGCACTATCAGCCCTGGCCAGCGCTTCAGCCCCTCCAACGGGATCTCCTACCAGCCCAATGGCCTGCCGCACCCCACCCCGCCCCCACCACAGCACTACCGTCTGGACGACATGGCCATCGCACACCACTACAGAGATTCCTACCGCCACCCCAACCACCGCGAGCTCCGCGACCGCCCTCGGCCTCTGG GGATGCACGGCAGTACGCGCCAGGAGGAAGTCATAGATCACAGACTTACAGACAGAGAATGGGCAGAAGAGTGGAAGCACCTTGACCAT CTCCTGAACTGCATTATGGATATGGTGGAGAAGACACGCCGCTCTCTGACGGTGTTGCGTAGGTGCCAGGAAGCCGACCGGGAGGAGCTCAACTACTGGATCCGTCGTTACAGTGATGCTGAAGATCTTAAAAAGACCAGCAGCTCCAGCAGCAGTCAGTCCAGACAGCAGAGCCCTGCCAGCCAAGAAACCAATGCTTTAG ATGTCCATAGGGAGCTCCTTCACAGGCCAGTGTCTGGATACGTACCTGAAGAAATCTGGAAGAAAGCCG AAGAGGCTGTGAATGAGGTGAAGAGGCAGGCCATGTCTGAGTTGCAGAAAGCCGTGTCAGAGGCCGAGCGCAAGGCTCATGAGATGATCAGCACCGAGCGAGCCAAGATGGAGCGCACTGTGGCCGAAGCCAAGCGACAAGCGGCAGAGGACGCGCTGTCAGTCATCAACCAGCAGGAGGACTCTAGTGAG AGCTGCTGGAATTGCGGGCGCAAGGCGAGCGAGACTTGCAGCGGCTGCAACACGGCGCGTTACTGCGGTTCCTTCTGCCAGCACAAGGACTGGGAAAAGCACCACCACGTATGTGGCCAGACTCTGCAGGCTCAGCAGCAAGGCGAGACCCCCGCCACCGTCAGCTCCTCTGCTACCCCCAGCAGCGGCGCCGGCAGCCCTGCGGACACACCATCCGCCGCCACCCCTCGCTCGGCCACGCCCGGCACGCCCTCCACCATAGAGACCACGCCGCGCTAG
- the LOC132145468 gene encoding protein CBFA2T1 isoform X4, with amino-acid sequence MMPDRTEKRSTMPDSPADVKTQSRLTPPTMPPPPTTQGAPRTSSFTPTALTNGTSHSPTALNGAPSPPNGFSNGPSSSSSSSLANQQLPPACGARQLSKLKRFLTTLQQFGNDISPEIGERVRTLVLGLVNSTLTIEEFHSKLQEATNFPLRPFVIPFLKANLPLLQRELVHCARLAKQNPAQYLAQHEQLLLDTSTTSPVDSSELLMDVNENGKRRTPDRTKENGFDRELLHPEHPNKRPCTISPGQRFSPSNGISYQPNGLPHPTPPPPQHYRLDDMAIAHHYRDSYRHPNHRELRDRPRPLGMHGSTRQEEVIDHRLTDREWAEEWKHLDHVRKLLNCIMDMVEKTRRSLTVLRRCQEADREELNYWIRRYSDAEDLKKTSSSSSSQSRQQSPASQETNALDVHRELLHRPVSGYVPEEIWKKAEEAVNEVKRQAMSELQKAVSEAERKAHEMISTERAKMERTVAEAKRQAAEDALSVINQQEDSSESCWNCGRKASETCSGCNTARYCGSFCQHKDWEKHHHVCGQTLQAQQQGETPATVSSSATPSSGAGSPADTPSAATPRSATPGTPSTIETTPR; translated from the exons ATCGCACTGAGAAGCGCTCCACCATGCCCGACTCACCTGCTGATGTGAAAACACAGTCCAGGTTAACTCCGCCCACCATGCCTCCTCCCCCTACCACACAGGGAGCTCCCAGGACCAGCTCCTTCACCCCCACTGCAT TAACAAATGGCACCAGTCACTCTCCCACTGCACTGAATGGAGCTCCATCTCCACCCAATGGTTTCAGCAATGggccttcatcatcatcttcatcctcgCTGGCCAATCAACAGCTGCCGCCGGCCTGTGGTGCAAGACAGCTCAGCAAGCTCAAACGCTTTCTCACGACACTACAGCAGTTCGGCAATGACATCTCACCTGAGATCGGAGAACGAGTGCGTACCCTGGTGTTGGGGCTTGTG AACTCCACTCTAACCATTGAGGAATTCCACTCCAAACTGCAAGAAGCGACCAACTTCCCACTTCGACCTTTTGTCATCCCCTTTTTGAAG GCCAACCTGCCGCTACTGCAGAGGGAGCTGGTGCACTGTGCACGGCTGGCCAAGCAGAACCCGGCTCAGTATCTCGCCCAACATGAGCAACTCCTGCTGGATACAAGCACCACGTCACCTGTCGACTCGTCTGAACTCTTGATGGACGTCAACGAGAACGGCAAGAGAAGAACGCCTGACAG AACCAAAGAGAACGGCTTTGATCGGGAGCTGCTCCATCCCGAGCACCCCAACAAGAGGCCCTGCACTATCAGCCCTGGCCAGCGCTTCAGCCCCTCCAACGGGATCTCCTACCAGCCCAATGGCCTGCCGCACCCCACCCCGCCCCCACCACAGCACTACCGTCTGGACGACATGGCCATCGCACACCACTACAGAGATTCCTACCGCCACCCCAACCACCGCGAGCTCCGCGACCGCCCTCGGCCTCTGG GGATGCACGGCAGTACGCGCCAGGAGGAAGTCATAGATCACAGACTTACAGACAGAGAATGGGCAGAAGAGTGGAAGCACCTTGACCATGTAAGAAaa CTCCTGAACTGCATTATGGATATGGTGGAGAAGACACGCCGCTCTCTGACGGTGTTGCGTAGGTGCCAGGAAGCCGACCGGGAGGAGCTCAACTACTGGATCCGTCGTTACAGTGATGCTGAAGATCTTAAAAAGACCAGCAGCTCCAGCAGCAGTCAGTCCAGACAGCAGAGCCCTGCCAGCCAAGAAACCAATGCTTTAG ATGTCCATAGGGAGCTCCTTCACAGGCCAGTGTCTGGATACGTACCTGAAGAAATCTGGAAGAAAGCCG AAGAGGCTGTGAATGAGGTGAAGAGGCAGGCCATGTCTGAGTTGCAGAAAGCCGTGTCAGAGGCCGAGCGCAAGGCTCATGAGATGATCAGCACCGAGCGAGCCAAGATGGAGCGCACTGTGGCCGAAGCCAAGCGACAAGCGGCAGAGGACGCGCTGTCAGTCATCAACCAGCAGGAGGACTCTAGTGAG AGCTGCTGGAATTGCGGGCGCAAGGCGAGCGAGACTTGCAGCGGCTGCAACACGGCGCGTTACTGCGGTTCCTTCTGCCAGCACAAGGACTGGGAAAAGCACCACCACGTATGTGGCCAGACTCTGCAGGCTCAGCAGCAAGGCGAGACCCCCGCCACCGTCAGCTCCTCTGCTACCCCCAGCAGCGGCGCCGGCAGCCCTGCGGACACACCATCCGCCGCCACCCCTCGCTCGGCCACGCCCGGCACGCCCTCCACCATAGAGACCACGCCGCGCTAG
- the LOC132145468 gene encoding protein CBFA2T1 isoform X2 produces MVGISTSFQYRTEKRSTMPDSPADVKTQSRLTPPTMPPPPTTQGAPRTSSFTPTALTNGTSHSPTALNGAPSPPNGFSNGPSSSSSSSLANQQLPPACGARQLSKLKRFLTTLQQFGNDISPEIGERVRTLVLGLVNSTLTIEEFHSKLQEATNFPLRPFVIPFLKANLPLLQRELVHCARLAKQNPAQYLAQHEQLLLDTSTTSPVDSSELLMDVNENGKRRTPDRTKENGFDRELLHPEHPNKRPCTISPGQRFSPSNGISYQPNGLPHPTPPPPQHYRLDDMAIAHHYRDSYRHPNHRELRDRPRPLGMHGSTRQEEVIDHRLTDREWAEEWKHLDHVRKLLNCIMDMVEKTRRSLTVLRRCQEADREELNYWIRRYSDAEDLKKTSSSSSSQSRQQSPASQETNALDVHRELLHRPVSGYVPEEIWKKAEAVNEVKRQAMSELQKAVSEAERKAHEMISTERAKMERTVAEAKRQAAEDALSVINQQEDSSESCWNCGRKASETCSGCNTARYCGSFCQHKDWEKHHHVCGQTLQAQQQGETPATVSSSATPSSGAGSPADTPSAATPRSATPGTPSTIETTPR; encoded by the exons ATCGCACTGAGAAGCGCTCCACCATGCCCGACTCACCTGCTGATGTGAAAACACAGTCCAGGTTAACTCCGCCCACCATGCCTCCTCCCCCTACCACACAGGGAGCTCCCAGGACCAGCTCCTTCACCCCCACTGCAT TAACAAATGGCACCAGTCACTCTCCCACTGCACTGAATGGAGCTCCATCTCCACCCAATGGTTTCAGCAATGggccttcatcatcatcttcatcctcgCTGGCCAATCAACAGCTGCCGCCGGCCTGTGGTGCAAGACAGCTCAGCAAGCTCAAACGCTTTCTCACGACACTACAGCAGTTCGGCAATGACATCTCACCTGAGATCGGAGAACGAGTGCGTACCCTGGTGTTGGGGCTTGTG AACTCCACTCTAACCATTGAGGAATTCCACTCCAAACTGCAAGAAGCGACCAACTTCCCACTTCGACCTTTTGTCATCCCCTTTTTGAAG GCCAACCTGCCGCTACTGCAGAGGGAGCTGGTGCACTGTGCACGGCTGGCCAAGCAGAACCCGGCTCAGTATCTCGCCCAACATGAGCAACTCCTGCTGGATACAAGCACCACGTCACCTGTCGACTCGTCTGAACTCTTGATGGACGTCAACGAGAACGGCAAGAGAAGAACGCCTGACAG AACCAAAGAGAACGGCTTTGATCGGGAGCTGCTCCATCCCGAGCACCCCAACAAGAGGCCCTGCACTATCAGCCCTGGCCAGCGCTTCAGCCCCTCCAACGGGATCTCCTACCAGCCCAATGGCCTGCCGCACCCCACCCCGCCCCCACCACAGCACTACCGTCTGGACGACATGGCCATCGCACACCACTACAGAGATTCCTACCGCCACCCCAACCACCGCGAGCTCCGCGACCGCCCTCGGCCTCTGG GGATGCACGGCAGTACGCGCCAGGAGGAAGTCATAGATCACAGACTTACAGACAGAGAATGGGCAGAAGAGTGGAAGCACCTTGACCATGTAAGAAaa CTCCTGAACTGCATTATGGATATGGTGGAGAAGACACGCCGCTCTCTGACGGTGTTGCGTAGGTGCCAGGAAGCCGACCGGGAGGAGCTCAACTACTGGATCCGTCGTTACAGTGATGCTGAAGATCTTAAAAAGACCAGCAGCTCCAGCAGCAGTCAGTCCAGACAGCAGAGCCCTGCCAGCCAAGAAACCAATGCTTTAG ATGTCCATAGGGAGCTCCTTCACAGGCCAGTGTCTGGATACGTACCTGAAGAAATCTGGAAGAAAGCCG AGGCTGTGAATGAGGTGAAGAGGCAGGCCATGTCTGAGTTGCAGAAAGCCGTGTCAGAGGCCGAGCGCAAGGCTCATGAGATGATCAGCACCGAGCGAGCCAAGATGGAGCGCACTGTGGCCGAAGCCAAGCGACAAGCGGCAGAGGACGCGCTGTCAGTCATCAACCAGCAGGAGGACTCTAGTGAG AGCTGCTGGAATTGCGGGCGCAAGGCGAGCGAGACTTGCAGCGGCTGCAACACGGCGCGTTACTGCGGTTCCTTCTGCCAGCACAAGGACTGGGAAAAGCACCACCACGTATGTGGCCAGACTCTGCAGGCTCAGCAGCAAGGCGAGACCCCCGCCACCGTCAGCTCCTCTGCTACCCCCAGCAGCGGCGCCGGCAGCCCTGCGGACACACCATCCGCCGCCACCCCTCGCTCGGCCACGCCCGGCACGCCCTCCACCATAGAGACCACGCCGCGCTAG